One genomic segment of Heptranchias perlo isolate sHepPer1 chromosome 3, sHepPer1.hap1, whole genome shotgun sequence includes these proteins:
- the derl1 gene encoding derlin-1 codes for MAESGLGEWYRSIPLVTRYWFTGSVVLPVLERMNMVTARSLVLWSEPFFKNFQIWRPVTACLFYPMGFHYLIQLYFLYSYSSSLERGFFDGRTADYIFMLFFNWICTVIVGFIIGMPILFVPLVLTVVYVWAQLNKDQIVTFWFGMTFKACYLPWALLIFNYILRNSIMDELVGIFVGHMYYVLMFKYPQEYGGRTFLCTPQFLGRWFPPRRGGISGFGVRPASRRQVEDPGARWGRGYFWGQGQRLGDN; via the exons ATGGCGGAAAGCGGCCTAGGAGAGTGGTACCGCAGCATCCCCCTGGTAACCAGGTACTGGTTCACGGGCAGTGTGGTACTCCCCGTTCTGGAGAGGATGAACATGGTCACTGCCAGGTCTTTAGTACTCTGGTCAGAACCTTTCTTCAAGAACTTCCAG ATATGGAGGCCTGTAACCGCATGCCTGTTTTACCCAATGGGATTCCATTACTTGATTCAGCTCTACTTCCTGTATTCATATTCCTCTAGCTTGGAAAGAG GTTTCTTTGATGGGCGAACAGCAGATTACATATTTATGTTGTTTTTCAACTGGATTTGCACAGTG ATTGTTGGATTTATCATTGGAATGCCT ATATTGTTCGTCCCTCTTGTTCTGACGGTGGTGTATGTATGGGCACAACTGAACAAAGACCAGATTGTAACATTTTGGTTTGGGATGACGTTTAAG GCTTGTTACCTACCTTGGGCTCTCTTAATATTCAACTATATTCTGAGAAATTC AATAATGGATGAGCTTGTTGGTATCTTTGTTGGCCATATGTACTACGTCTTGATGTTTAAATATCCTCAAGAGTATGGTGGAAGAACATTTCTTTGTACACCACAGTTTCT GGGCCGATGGTTTCCTCCTCGGAGAGGTGGTATATCTGGTTTTGGAGTCCGACCAGCCAGCAGGAGACAAGTCGAAGATCCTGGAGCTCGATGGGGAAGAGGGTATTTCTGGGGCCAGGGGCAAAGGCTAGGAGATAACTGA